The sequence below is a genomic window from Thermoflavifilum sp..
ACCACATTGTCGGGTATGGAAGCCCTGAGCAGAATCAGGGTTGAATCAATACACTCGTGAATATCCGCTTTTTTCAATTCGCTTTCATCGAGTCGACTGAATATGCGCAATCCACGGATAATCTCCGCCGTGCGTTCCGCGCCTTCTTCGATGCCTTTCAACAACAGGCGTATTTCTTCAACGAGTTCAGGATAGTTGATCTTCTTTTTAAAGGCCTCAATTTCTTCAAGCGCATGAGTAGACAATACCAGCTGCAACTGTTTTTCATAAGTCTGGATCAGGGCAATGAGATCATACAAATCCATCTGCAGGGGTTTGACATTCGACTTCACGAAGTTGATGGGGTTATTGATTTCATGGGCGATACCTGCGGTAAGCTGACCAAGAGTAGCCATTTTCTCGGCCTGTATAAGTTGAATCTGCGCTTCCTGCAAGTTCTTAAGGGTTTGTGTCAGTTCCAGATTTGCCCGTTCCAGATCTTCAGTACGTTTTTTCACCATACGTTCCAGGGTAATATTCTGCTGACTTAACACGATTCTTACCTCTTCTGATTTGGACAATGCCATCATCCTTGCCTGCTCCCGCTCGGCCTTATAGGTATTGATTTTATCTGCAAGGGCGAGGGAAATAAGTATGGTTTCAATTGCAGACCCCAGCAACATCACGTTCTTGGTGAAAAAATTATAAGGAAGAAAACCAAAATCTTTTAAAACAAATAAAATAACAGACAGAATAAATACAGTCCATGCTATCAAGAAAAATTTAGCTTCTTTAACACTTTTAAATACAAGAACCAAACCAATTATCCAAATTAGAGTAACCCCAGATGAGGCAAGGATGTCTATATACTTATATGAAAATGTACTATAATCTAAGAATGTAGGTATAAATGCTAAACAATAAGCAACAATATATACGTTTACCAAAATATGAAGTACTCTCGAATTACGCTTTGTATGTAAAAAATTCATTACAAATAATAAAACAGCAATACCAGAGAGTATTCCACTTATGTTAACCCCCTCCCTAATCAAAAATTTGCTTTGCGGCCATATATACCTTGATGAATACCCTAAAAGGCTTACTTGAGCGAAACCAACGAAAAATACATAAATAACGTAGTATAAATAATTAATGTCTCTGGTAGAAATAAATACAAAAAAATTGTAGAAAAAAATAGATAATATGATTCCCAAATAAATAAAAAAAGCAAACTTTTCTTTTAGAATAGCTTGCCAAGTCCTATCAAATGTTCCTACATAAATAGGCAAAAGCATTTGCTGATATGCCTTTGCCTCAAGATAGAATAGACGAGAAGAGTCCTTAGGAATGGGAATTTGGAAGCAAATCTCTTTTTGAAGCAAGTTATTTTTACTATTCAACAGATACTCTCCTGAAGAGAATAATTCCCAGGATTTATGGGTAGGATCAGCTAAATACAAATCTACCTTTGCCAATAATGGATATGAAATCCGAATAAAAATGTGAAATTCATTCGTGCAATTCTTCAAAATAAATCTTGACCAAACATTTCCAGTAACTAATCCAAAATTAGGAACCTCATGATTGTTATAATATTTAAACTTTGAGTTTAACTGCTGGATCTCATTTATATTTTTTGATGAGCTTGTATCAATGTAATATTGAAGCTCATGTCCTGAAATATAATCATAAGTATCTGAAAAGATGCGTACTGTATCCTGCCCTGTACAAATTAAATAGGTTATGGAGAAGAAAAAAGTGAATAAGAAATATGTAAGCAAATGTTTAAACATTATGTTTGAAGTTCTCTATTAAGTGTAAGATTATACTCAACTAAAATTTTTCCCCTTATTCCAGCTTCCTCGTATAACTGTATGGGTTTAGATCTAAGCTCAAATATCCTTATCCTTTCTTCTTTAGAAGCGGATTCTAATTCAACTGGGTCATTTATCAATAAAACCCTCGACTTAAACTCCGGCGTTGGATAATAAAAAACACCTTCATTCTTTAATTCCTCAACATGACGAAATCCAATTTTAAGACAATTTTTGTATATCGCAGGAGATATAAAAGCAATACACGAAGATGCCCCAACTATTGTTAATAAGGCTATTCCCATTCTCATTAACAGCATGCTTCCAACTCCATAGCTAGCATATTTTTTTGAGCTCCATAATCCACAATACTCACAGATTGGCTGATATGATTCCCTTCTAACTATTTCATGTATTCTTGGATCGATACTACCAATTGCCGATTCTACGGGAAGGGGAACATCGTCATGTAAGAATTGAAGTCTTCCTCCTGCAATAATCTCACCTGATTCTGATTCTTCCAGAATCATTATGAATACATCTGGATTCTTTAACCAAATAGGATCAATTGATGATATTTCATTGACCCCAAAAGACCTCAAGGTATTCAAATGTGCCTCGATATACCTTTTACAATCCTCTGGCCTGGTGTTTGCCCTGAATACATAAGCTTTTAGCATCTCCAACAAACAATTAATTTTTCAATAAACCATCGTCCTTTCTTGTATACGGTCTTCAATATCAAAATACAACCTGAATGAATCGCGGATTCGTCCTAAAAGTATTAACCTGATAATTGAAGCAAGATGTGCCCCTCCAGCTACTACTGATGAGGCCAGCTGTGGCCATGTATTTATTGTTTTACCTATCTGTCCAATCGACATTTTCATACGCTCAGATAAATGAGTGCCATCCACAATCCGCATCACCAATTGCATGCGCTGCTCAGGTGTAATCTTATCCCATGCTATTTGTTTCACCTCTTCCTCATCAACAAGCCCATGCAAGATAGGTAACGCTTTATCTATATCAAATCGCTCCACATCAATCAACCCACGATCACTGGTTTCCATTACTACAGGTATGCCATACGCCTTTGCTTTCACACGGGCCTGTATCTTTATATCTACACTATCACATTCATCCACTAACAAATCCAGCTTGCCACCATCCAGAAGAAACTGATTGATATTATTCAACGTTACACCATCGGGATAACAAACTATTTTAAGATAAGGATCTATCTCTTTAATTTCACGGGCAACAATAACTGTTTTTCTCAAACCTAAACTGGTAAGCGAAGTACGCAGTCGATTAAGATTGGTGATTTCCAGGCGGTCAAAATCTGCAATCCTTAATTCGCCAAAAGTCCGCTCCATCGCCAATGTGAGCGCCACAGATTGCCCCACCGATAAACCAATAATGCCAATTTTCTTCGTAGACAATATACGCTGTTCCTCGGGTGTGATTTTATACAAATTCCTGTTTGTTCTTACCTGAATAAACTCATCTTCATCCAGAATATGAATCAGACAATGCCTCCATGGATAATATACCCATACGCCATATTGGACTTCTGGTATATGATCCAGATGTTTTTCAATGAGCTCTTCGATTTGTTGATCAGACAATCGTTCTGCAGGGTGTTGAATTTTCATCAATTCCTTAAGCTGATTGTGTAATGTATCCAGCACAGCTACGTCTGGATGTGAAGATAACCATGCTTCAAATGCCCGTTGTTCTTCCGTGCTGGTTAACCGATACAGAATAGGTTCATATACATCAGCATCCACTTGAATCCGTTGTGTGTTGCGGATTCTAGATTTCAATTGTTGCATCCAATTTTCCATGAGGAGAAGCGTTTGCTCTAATGCATAAACTGCATATTCCACGTACTAATTTATACGTTTTTCCCAAACATTTCATTAACTTATCAAAAAGATTTTTGTTATTCCCTAAACAATCGATACATGGTCTGATCGAGCCAGGAAGATGGTATCCAGCGGCTGAGCCAGTAATAGGCAGTAGAGATCCAGCCCGGCGTAATCATTTTCCTGCCACGCAACAAACCTTCTATGGCGACCCTTGCTACATATTCGGGTTTGCTGTGGGCCGACCGAAATATCCAGCCATTGACCTTTTGATGCACCACCTGATCCTGCTTATGCGTAACGCCTCCCGGGCAAAGTACCGACACATGAATGCCCTGCTGCTTCAGCTCCGTGCGTAATGCCCGGCTGAACGAATAAATATATGCCTTGGTGGCCGAATATACGGCCTTATAGGGTACATGCAAAAAACCTGCAGCACTGCCTACATTCAAAATATAAGCCGGACGATGGGCTTTTAATTCTTCAAGAAACAAACGTGTGAGCTGTGTGGTAACCTGAATATTCAATCGAATCATCCGGGTGATTTGTTCCGGATCAAGGTCCTGAAAAAGATGCCTGCCGCCCAGACCAATATTATTGATGAGCATGCGCACGGCATAATGCTTGTCCCTGCACCATTGCCATACCTGCATCACACTATCTTGCTGCAAAAAATCAATCTCCAGATAATCGGTACTGACGCCATATTCATCCTGGATTTCCTCGGCCAGCCTGGATAATCCCTCACCCGGTAAGGCCACCAGTAAAACGGGGATCTGCCTTCGTGCACATTCCTGGGCCAATGCTTTTCCTATACCAGCGCTGGCGCCTGTGATTAAAGCATAACAGAGAGTCGTATCGGCATGCATGTTGGGTGCTTTATTTGAATATAAATGAAATTTAGCCTGAATGGAAGTATTGATCTTGCCCTTTCAAAACAGATAAAATCCAAAAAATATCGTACCTCCATCGATTATTTGTCATCGAATATTTCAACAGGATTGGCTTTCAACCAATGTAGCGTAAGCTGCATGCCTTCTTCCAGGCTGCGTGCACGGTATCCCAGCTCCTGACGGGCTTTTTCGCTGCTTTTGCTCCAATCATAGGGAATCTTGCGCACCCACTCAGGTGTCAGCAAAGGTTTATATCCTAATTTCGCTTTCAACCACTCGACATACGTAATACCATAAATCAGCGGCACAGGCACATGAAACAAAGGATGATAAACCTGACTGAGCTTTTTCAACAGCTCAAAGAAACGATTGTAGCTGGCTGGTTCTCCACCTAACACATATGCCTCTCCGGCACGCCCCTTTTCCATAACCAGTTCTATACCCCGCGCTACATCTTCAACATACACATAATCCATGATTCCACTGCCATTGCCCGGGATGACATGCCATTTACCCGACAGATAATCGCGCATCATCAAAGTAGCGGAATTGCTCTCATCAATAGGGCCCGGGCCATATACTTTTGTGGGATAGACAATAACCAGTTCTACCTGCTGTTGATAGCTTCGAGCGATTTGTTCGCCCATCCATTTGGAGCGTTCATACGTGGTATGAAGTTCGGGACGTAACCGTGCTGTTTCATTTACCGGGATGCCATGCACAGCTGGTGGTAAAATGCCGGCCGTAGAAACCAGGCATACCCTTTTAACACCCTGTGCAATGGCGGCCTGCATGATGTTTTGTGTGCCCAGGGCATTTACCTGAAAGTAATATTGCTTGTCGCGATGCCAGGCTCTTGCATAACCTGCAAGATGATAAGCACGTTCACAACCCTGCATGGCTTTTTGTACTGCCTCAGCTGAAGTGATATCGCCTTCATAAAATTGCAACTGCGGCGAATCAGAGGCGTGAGACCCGCGCGATAACACATGCACTATATGATTGGCCGCGATCAATCGCTTTACCAGATAGGCCCCGATAAAACCCGTTCCTCCGCTAACAAATATGTTTGCCATAATACATCCATCCGTTCACCTTCCCATATCCAAATGCACAGTTGCCTGCAGATAATTCAGCAGTGAATTTAGGTAAATATGGCGGGAACTCCGATATGCTGCTGGATAAAATCGTCTTGCATGAGGGTTGCATCCCTACGATATGCTCAACCCATTCTACACATGCCATGTGATGCCGCTAAATATCGTGTAACTTTGAGTCGCTTAAAATGAACTGACCATGGAATACCGCATTGAAAAAGACACGCTGGGTGAGGTAAAAGTGCCTGCAGATGTATACTGGGGTGCTCAAACCGAACGTTCGCTGGAAAATTTTCCAATTGCACGCGACATCAACCGAATGCCTGTTGAAATCATTCGTGCATTTGCCTATCTGAAAAAAGCGGCTGCACTTACCAATGCCGACCTCGGCGTGTTGAGCCGTGAAAAAGCCGAGCTCATCGCCCGGGTATGCGATGAAATACTGGATGGAAAGCTCGATGATCAATTTCCACTGGTGGTCTGGCAAACCGGTTCGGGCACACAAACCAATATGAATGTGAACGAAGTCATTGCCAACCGGGCACATGTATTACAGGGAGGAAAGCTAACCGATTATCCCAAGGTACTTCATCCCAACGACGATGTAAACAAATCGCAATCATCCAATGATACTTTTCCAACGGCTATGCATATTGCAGCCTATAAAATGCTGGTGGAATTGACCCTGCCAGGCATCGAAAAATTGCGGAATACATTAGCCGAAAAATCAAAAGCATTCTGGAAGATCGTGAAGATTGGACGTACGCATTTCATGGATGCAACACCGCTTACACTTGGACAGGAATTCAGTGGATATGTTTCGCAGCTCGACCATGGCATCCGCGCTATTCAGCATACACTGCCTCATCTGGCCGAGCTTGCACTGGGCGGAACGGCCGTGGGCACGGGCATCAATACGCCTCCGGGTTATGCCGAAAAGGTAGCACAAAAAATTGCAACACTTACCGGCTTGCCTTTTGTAACCGCCGAAAATAAATTTGAATCACTGGCCGCGCACGATGCTATTGTAGAGGCACATGGTGCCCTGAAAACCGTAGCGGTGAGCCTGATGAAAATTGCCAATGATATCCGCATGCTCAGTTCAGGGCCACGTTGCGGCATCGGTGAAATTCATCTTCCGGAAAACGAACCCGGCTCTTCCATCATGCCCGGGAAAGTGAATCCCACCCAGTGCGAGGCCATGACCATGGTAGCCGCACAGGTGATGGGCAATGATGTGGCTATTAACATCGGCGGCAGCAATGGACATTTTGAATTGAATGTGTTTAAACCCATGATCATTTACAATTTTCTCCATTCAGCCAAACTCATCGGACAGGCCTGCCTGTCGTTCAACGACCACTGCGCGGTGGGCATTGAACCCATTCATGAAAATATCCAGCGGCATTTACAAAATTCATTGATGCTGGTAACTGCGTTGAATCCGAAAATTGGTTATTACAAAGCCGCTGAAATCGCACAGAAAGCACATCGTGAACATAAAACCCTGAAGCAGGCCGCTGTGGAACTGGGATATGTGAAACCCGAAGAATTCGATGAGTGGGTTGATCCGATGAAAATGGTGGGCAATTTGTGATGAGCTGGTCGGGAAGTCGGCCGCTCGATGGATAACCACAGATCTGCCTGTTGAGTGTCAGATCCCTGCAGGTGTGTGCTTGCAATCATCAATCGTTATAGTCTTGCTTCTCTTTTCGAGCTTTCAAAATGATGGTCGACGCCACAAGCAACACTTGAGCGAAACCATGATCGAGATAGCATCATAAAAAAAGTGCCCTTCACGAAGAAGGGCACCTCTACATAAAACCCATAAACCAACGGAAACGATTAATTCACTTTTTTCATGCTGAAGGTGTAATTGCCCGCCACACTCAGGTTCAGTGTAATCAGGTATTTACCGTCGCTGGGCACAGGAATATTGCTGCCGTTATAAGTCAACTGTCCATTATCGAAACCAAAATTGATGGTCCAATCATGGTTGGCGCGGAATTTAAATGAGCCGCTGCTCACCAGGTTCACCGTCACGCTCCAGGTCTGGGTAGTCGGGTCGAAGGTCATATCCGTATCGGTGCTCCAGCCCCCGGGTGTGGCATCGCCGATCACCGACCAGGCAGTGCGGGTAGCACTCCAGGTGAGGTTGTTGGTGTTGGCGATCAGTCGATAATAGCCTGTGCCGGGCACCTGTAAATTGCCAGCCGCCCCACTGGGGCTCAAGTTCCCAGAAGCCGTGCCGGCCGTGGCATCGAGGGTCATGTTGCCGCCATCGCCGTAGTTGATATGGTTCCAGTCGGGTGCACTGGTGAATTTAAACTGGAAGGTGCCCCCTGCAGGGAAATACACATATCCTTCATATACTCCATTAGCTTTTACAGAGGCCACTTTGGGCGCTGAAGCCGGACTCCATCCCTGATAGTCGCCTGGCACCCACAGTGAAGGATAATTGATGATGACCTGATAAGGCGTTACCTGCAGGGTAATGGGATCGGAATATACAGGCGGCACCTTTGAAGGATTGCCGTTAAACTGGTTGACATTCGAAACCAGCCGCACCACCACAGCACTGGCCTGTCCGAAAGGAAGGCCAAGACTCTGAATGGCCATCGTGTTCAAATCGGCCACCGTGATAGCCAGACTGGTTTTATTGATACCAACCGGGATGTTGATGGGGTCCTGAAAACTATCGGCCGGTATATCAAACTGCAGTGTGTAGGTCACGTCGGCATTATAGCCATAGTTTACCGGCGCCCAGCTGAAGGTTACAGCCGTCTGGCTGGCCTGCGAGCTGTCGAGCACCAGCGTGGTAGCCGAACTCTGCAGCGCGGGTGGTGTTTTAGGCAACTGCAGCACGGCGCGGATTTCATCTTTTTTACAGGCTGTATAGCCCAGCACCATCAGCAGGGCGGCGCCGGTCATCAGCCATCGGCTCAACGATATGTTACGCATAAGGTATTCGTTTTACATGTGAAACCATAAATCAATAACCCGGATTCTGCTTGAGATGCGGGTTGGCAATGATATCATCGGCAGAAATGGGATACAGATTGTAATGATCATCTACACCCTGTCCGTTCATCACGCCGCCTTTCCAGGGCCAGAGATAGCTGGCCGAGGTAAACTTCCCAAAACGGACCAGGTCGGTACGGCGAATTGCTTCCCAGTACAGCTCACGCGCACGTTCATCCATAATGAAATTCAGTGTCAGGTCGCTGGATGTGATATCGCCACTGGTATTACGATAAGCTCTTTCGCGTAGCTGATTGATGTAATTCACTGCCGTATTGATATCACCTCCGCTGCCACCCCGCACAACGGCTTCAGCATACATCAGGTACACATCGGCCAGCCGGAAAAGCGGGAAGTCAAGGTCCGCAAACGTACCCGTGGGATCTGATCCCGGATTACCATGCGAATCAACATTTTTAAATTTCGTAATGGTATAACCATTGCTGAAATCCTTGATATCGGCAATATCCAGCGTTTGACCATTGGTATAAAACATGGCTCGTTTATCCAACGAACTATCGCCATTCGGGAAGAGATTCACCAGGGTTTTGGTCGTTCGCAATCCTGCCCAACCCTGGTTAATACCAAAATCACTGGCACGCATGTTACCGCCTACAGCCGCGTGTATCAGGAAGGTGGTGTTGCCATACGATTGCGAGGTCAGGCCATTAGCCCGCAAGGGAAAGATGATTTCGCCTGTCTGACGATTATCCAGTTCAAATAACTGCGCATAGTTGCTGGCCAGGTGGTAAGCGCCCGACTGGATGATTTTATTACAGTAAGTGATACAATCCGTCCAGCGCGCCTGACCGGTATAGACCTGAGCATTTAAATACAGGCGGGCGAGCAAAAACCACGCGGCTCCCTTGTCGGCCCGGCCATATTCATTCTGTCCAGGATCTGGCAGCAGGTTCTGTACGTCGAGCAGTTCTTTTTCCACGTAATTGAACAGGTCGGTGCGACTGATCTGTGGCGGCAGGAATTTGCCCACCGGATCATTTTCGGTTGCAAATGGTGTATTGCCAAAAAAGTCGAGTGCCACCCAGTATGCAAATGCCCGCAGGAAGCGTGCTTCTGCTTTGTAAGTGGCAAAATTGGTCGTATCCTGTGGGGAGAATTTCGACAGGTCGAGTTTCTCCATTTCACGGAGAAATTCATTACAGGCGGCCACTTCGAAAAACACCCGGTTGTACATGAGCTTTAAAAAACTCATGTTAGCCGTCCAGTTCATCAGGTGATACTGTTGCAGGTCGGCATCATTCCACGAAATCACGGCTTCGTCGGTGGGCAATTCTTCGGCCTCCCAGAAGTTGCGGAAAAAAGTATTGGAGCCCACGTCTGATGCCTGAATATCGGGCAGGTTTGTACCATCCTGTCCGCTCAGCGTAAGGCCGGCGTAGAGCTTTGCCAGCGCTTCTTTGATGCTCTGCGGATTGCTGAACACAGTAGCCGATGTTACCTGAATATAAGGCAGCCGATTCAGGTCTTTGGTACAGGAATCCAGTCCCAACAGGCCCAGGGTGAACAGCGTCAGCAGCAAATATTGCATGGAGCGTTTCATATACAAATCGTTTGTTGGTTTAGAAATGAATATTCAATCCCAGCGCGTACGTCCGGGGTATGGGATACACATTGTTATCGATACCGCCAAATACTTCCGGATTCAGGCCGCGGTATTTGGTGATCACAAAAGCATTCTGCACAAAAGCATTGACGGCAAGCTGCACACGGCTATGGGCAATCCTGCCGAAATTATATCCGAGGGTGATATTATCCATTCGCAGGAACGAAGCATTCTCCACATAGTAATCCGAGAAATACTGGCTGTTCTGGAATTTGGTGAACAGGTAATCGGTCGATGCATTGCCAATATAGCCGAGTGAATTGGAGATGCTGTTATACGTATCCATCGTGGAAAGTACATTGTTGTACACATAATTCCCGATATCGGCACGGGCCACGAACGATAAAGTCCAATGTTGATAGCTGAACTGTGAACTGAAGCCCAGCGTTACTTTAGGATCGGGCGATTTGTACCGGTAAAACAAGTTATTCGGATCATTGTTCACATCTTCATACACGCCTTCTATGGGATGACCCGTAGGATCATATACCTGCTTGTACACGTAAAACGTATAGGCCGGATAGCCTACGGTATTGATTTGAATGGTATTTCCCGTACCGCCGGCAATATGACCCACCAGCTGATTCTGTGCGGCCGAGTCAGCTGAATTGGAAAGTTTCAGGATTTTGTTTTGATTGTAGGCGATATTGAAATTCAGGTTCCAGGTAAACCGCTGTGTGGTAACGGGTGTGGCATTAACGCTAAACTCAATACCCCGGTCTTCCAGACTGCCGATATTGGTAAACACATGGTTGCTCAGGTTGCCCAGCGCCGGAGTGGTAATATCGGCCAGCAGGTTGGTTGTTTTCTTGTAATATACGTCCACACTACCATTGATGCGCTGATTTAAAAATCCAAAGTCAAGACCTACGTTATAGGTTGCCGTCTGTTCCCATTTGATGTTTTCATCATAGGCT
It includes:
- a CDS encoding 7TM diverse intracellular signaling domain-containing protein, coding for MFKHLLTYFLFTFFFSITYLICTGQDTVRIFSDTYDYISGHELQYYIDTSSSKNINEIQQLNSKFKYYNNHEVPNFGLVTGNVWSRFILKNCTNEFHIFIRISYPLLAKVDLYLADPTHKSWELFSSGEYLLNSKNNLLQKEICFQIPIPKDSSRLFYLEAKAYQQMLLPIYVGTFDRTWQAILKEKFAFFIYLGIILSIFFYNFFVFISTRDINYLYYVIYVFFVGFAQVSLLGYSSRYIWPQSKFLIREGVNISGILSGIAVLLFVMNFLHTKRNSRVLHILVNVYIVAYCLAFIPTFLDYSTFSYKYIDILASSGVTLIWIIGLVLVFKSVKEAKFFLIAWTVFILSVILFVLKDFGFLPYNFFTKNVMLLGSAIETILISLALADKINTYKAEREQARMMALSKSEEVRIVLSQQNITLERMVKKRTEDLERANLELTQTLKNLQEAQIQLIQAEKMATLGQLTAGIAHEINNPINFVKSNVKPLQMDLYDLIALIQTYEKQLQLVLSTHALEEIEAFKKKINYPELVEEIRLLLKGIEEGAERTAEIIRGLRIFSRLDESELKKADIHECIDSTLILLRASIPDNVVIEKHYAQLPLIECYPGKLNQMLMNLLTNAIHAVKSKPQHFPQQAGEPSTEEKIIITTSMEPDGKHIRISVADTGTGMTPEVKQKIFEPFFTTKEVGEGTGLGLPIVYSIVEKHGGKIFVETTYGIGSEFIIILPTTPKTVMQTQEVKEQNS
- a CDS encoding ThiF family adenylyltransferase, yielding MEYAVYALEQTLLLMENWMQQLKSRIRNTQRIQVDADVYEPILYRLTSTEEQRAFEAWLSSHPDVAVLDTLHNQLKELMKIQHPAERLSDQQIEELIEKHLDHIPEVQYGVWVYYPWRHCLIHILDEDEFIQVRTNRNLYKITPEEQRILSTKKIGIIGLSVGQSVALTLAMERTFGELRIADFDRLEITNLNRLRTSLTSLGLRKTVIVAREIKEIDPYLKIVCYPDGVTLNNINQFLLDGGKLDLLVDECDSVDIKIQARVKAKAYGIPVVMETSDRGLIDVERFDIDKALPILHGLVDEEEVKQIAWDKITPEQRMQLVMRIVDGTHLSERMKMSIGQIGKTINTWPQLASSVVAGGAHLASIIRLILLGRIRDSFRLYFDIEDRIQERTMVY
- a CDS encoding SDR family NAD(P)-dependent oxidoreductase; this translates as MHADTTLCYALITGASAGIGKALAQECARRQIPVLLVALPGEGLSRLAEEIQDEYGVSTDYLEIDFLQQDSVMQVWQWCRDKHYAVRMLINNIGLGGRHLFQDLDPEQITRMIRLNIQVTTQLTRLFLEELKAHRPAYILNVGSAAGFLHVPYKAVYSATKAYIYSFSRALRTELKQQGIHVSVLCPGGVTHKQDQVVHQKVNGWIFRSAHSKPEYVARVAIEGLLRGRKMITPGWISTAYYWLSRWIPSSWLDQTMYRLFRE
- a CDS encoding NAD-dependent epimerase/dehydratase family protein, with product MANIFVSGGTGFIGAYLVKRLIAANHIVHVLSRGSHASDSPQLQFYEGDITSAEAVQKAMQGCERAYHLAGYARAWHRDKQYYFQVNALGTQNIMQAAIAQGVKRVCLVSTAGILPPAVHGIPVNETARLRPELHTTYERSKWMGEQIARSYQQQVELVIVYPTKVYGPGPIDESNSATLMMRDYLSGKWHVIPGNGSGIMDYVYVEDVARGIELVMEKGRAGEAYVLGGEPASYNRFFELLKKLSQVYHPLFHVPVPLIYGITYVEWLKAKLGYKPLLTPEWVRKIPYDWSKSSEKARQELGYRARSLEEGMQLTLHWLKANPVEIFDDK
- the fumC gene encoding class II fumarate hydratase, whose protein sequence is MEYRIEKDTLGEVKVPADVYWGAQTERSLENFPIARDINRMPVEIIRAFAYLKKAAALTNADLGVLSREKAELIARVCDEILDGKLDDQFPLVVWQTGSGTQTNMNVNEVIANRAHVLQGGKLTDYPKVLHPNDDVNKSQSSNDTFPTAMHIAAYKMLVELTLPGIEKLRNTLAEKSKAFWKIVKIGRTHFMDATPLTLGQEFSGYVSQLDHGIRAIQHTLPHLAELALGGTAVGTGINTPPGYAEKVAQKIATLTGLPFVTAENKFESLAAHDAIVEAHGALKTVAVSLMKIANDIRMLSSGPRCGIGEIHLPENEPGSSIMPGKVNPTQCEAMTMVAAQVMGNDVAINIGGSNGHFELNVFKPMIIYNFLHSAKLIGQACLSFNDHCAVGIEPIHENIQRHLQNSLMLVTALNPKIGYYKAAEIAQKAHREHKTLKQAAVELGYVKPEEFDEWVDPMKMVGNL
- a CDS encoding SusE domain-containing protein — protein: MRNISLSRWLMTGAALLMVLGYTACKKDEIRAVLQLPKTPPALQSSATTLVLDSSQASQTAVTFSWAPVNYGYNADVTYTLQFDIPADSFQDPINIPVGINKTSLAITVADLNTMAIQSLGLPFGQASAVVVRLVSNVNQFNGNPSKVPPVYSDPITLQVTPYQVIINYPSLWVPGDYQGWSPASAPKVASVKANGVYEGYVYFPAGGTFQFKFTSAPDWNHINYGDGGNMTLDATAGTASGNLSPSGAAGNLQVPGTGYYRLIANTNNLTWSATRTAWSVIGDATPGGWSTDTDMTFDPTTQTWSVTVNLVSSGSFKFRANHDWTINFGFDNGQLTYNGSNIPVPSDGKYLITLNLSVAGNYTFSMKKVN
- a CDS encoding RagB/SusD family nutrient uptake outer membrane protein, which produces MKRSMQYLLLTLFTLGLLGLDSCTKDLNRLPYIQVTSATVFSNPQSIKEALAKLYAGLTLSGQDGTNLPDIQASDVGSNTFFRNFWEAEELPTDEAVISWNDADLQQYHLMNWTANMSFLKLMYNRVFFEVAACNEFLREMEKLDLSKFSPQDTTNFATYKAEARFLRAFAYWVALDFFGNTPFATENDPVGKFLPPQISRTDLFNYVEKELLDVQNLLPDPGQNEYGRADKGAAWFLLARLYLNAQVYTGQARWTDCITYCNKIIQSGAYHLASNYAQLFELDNRQTGEIIFPLRANGLTSQSYGNTTFLIHAAVGGNMRASDFGINQGWAGLRTTKTLVNLFPNGDSSLDKRAMFYTNGQTLDIADIKDFSNGYTITKFKNVDSHGNPGSDPTGTFADLDFPLFRLADVYLMYAEAVVRGGSGGDINTAVNYINQLRERAYRNTSGDITSSDLTLNFIMDERARELYWEAIRRTDLVRFGKFTSASYLWPWKGGVMNGQGVDDHYNLYPISADDIIANPHLKQNPGY